The sequence GTGCGGTGTCATGAACCCAAGGGTGCCGGGGCGAACTTCTCGCGCCAGGCGAGGGACACGTACACCAGCGCGATCAGGACCGGGACCTCGATCAACGGGCCGACCACGCCGGAGAGCGCCTGGCCTGAGGTGACACCGAAGGTGGCGATGGCGACCGCGATGGCGAGTTCGAAGTTGTTCCCGGCGGCGGTGAACGCGAGCGTCGCGGTGCGGTCGTAGGCGAGACCGATCGCCTTGCCGAGGAAGAAGGTGCCGACGAACATGATCGCGAAGTACACGAGCAACGGCAGCGCGATGCGGGCGACGTCCAGGGGCTGGGAGGTGATCGTCCTGCCCTGGAGCGCGAAGAGGATGACGATCGTGAAGAGCAGGCCGTAGAGCGCCCAGGGCCCGATCTTCGGCAGGAACCTCGCCTCGTACGGTTCGCGGCCCATTCTCTTCTCGCCGATGCGGCGGGTGAGGAAGCCGGCGACCAGGGGCACACCGAGGAAGACGACGACGTTCAGCGCGATCTTCCACATCGAGATGTCGAGGCGCTGTCCGTCACCCAGACCGAGCCATCCGGGCAGCAGGTCGAGGTAGAGCCAGCCGAGCAGGCCGAACGCGATGACCTGGAAG is a genomic window of Streptomyces sp. NBC_01237 containing:
- the arsB gene encoding ACR3 family arsenite efflux transporter, with protein sequence MTAAQAPATGTDTPVVRKLSTLDRFLAVWILLAMALGLGLGRLVPGLDDALAKVEIGGISLPIAVGLLIMMYPVLAKVRYDRLDAVTGDRKLMISSLVINWIIGPAVMFALAWIFLPDLPEYRTGLIIVGLARCIAMVIIWNDLACGDREAAAVLVALNSVFQVIAFGLLGWLYLDLLPGWLGLGDGQRLDISMWKIALNVVVFLGVPLVAGFLTRRIGEKRMGREPYEARFLPKIGPWALYGLLFTIVILFALQGRTITSQPLDVARIALPLLVYFAIMFVGTFFLGKAIGLAYDRTATLAFTAAGNNFELAIAVAIATFGVTSGQALSGVVGPLIEVPVLIALVYVSLAWREKFAPAPLGS